The following proteins come from a genomic window of Pseudomonas cichorii:
- a CDS encoding amino acid ABC transporter permease, protein MAIDSSVATPVAWPRRHLLALTLVVLAVAWLIFGAPNSPVFLALMQWSPALAVGFGQNILISLVAIGLGTVFGLLVGALGMSPFRLLRLPARIWIQIFRNAPWLVLIYFTTYVFPFEIKIGSTYISFPDWVKVTIGLALPASANVAEIFRGAVASIPSTQWEAARSLAFTRGQIFTSIILPQCFKRMLPPWMNLYAVITMGTALASLVGVHDVIDTAQIASNTVNQTGFTVIIYCSLLVLFFAYCYPISRLTQRLERRYAFY, encoded by the coding sequence ATGGCCATTGATTCATCGGTTGCCACGCCTGTCGCGTGGCCGCGTCGCCATTTACTGGCGCTGACACTGGTTGTTCTGGCGGTTGCCTGGCTGATTTTCGGTGCGCCGAACAGCCCGGTGTTCCTGGCATTGATGCAGTGGTCGCCTGCTTTGGCAGTGGGTTTTGGCCAGAACATCCTGATCAGTCTGGTTGCCATCGGTCTGGGGACGGTGTTCGGGCTGCTGGTCGGCGCTCTGGGAATGTCGCCTTTCAGGCTGCTGCGCCTGCCTGCGCGAATCTGGATACAGATCTTTCGCAATGCGCCCTGGCTGGTGCTGATCTATTTCACCACTTATGTGTTCCCGTTCGAGATCAAGATCGGCAGCACCTATATCTCGTTTCCCGACTGGGTGAAGGTCACCATCGGCCTGGCTTTGCCGGCCAGTGCCAATGTCGCGGAAATCTTCAGGGGAGCCGTGGCGTCGATCCCCAGCACCCAATGGGAAGCCGCACGTTCGCTGGCGTTCACCCGTGGGCAGATATTCACCTCGATCATCCTGCCGCAGTGCTTCAAACGCATGCTGCCGCCGTGGATGAACCTCTACGCGGTTATCACCATGGGCACGGCACTGGCTTCGCTGGTGGGTGTGCATGACGTGATCGACACCGCGCAGATTGCCAGCAACACCGTCAATCAGACCGGTTTCACCGTGATCATTTATTGCAGCCTGCTGGTGCTGTTCTTTGCCTATTGCTACCCGATTTCCCGTCTGACCCAACGCCTGGAGCGACGTTATGCCTTCTATTGA